A region of the Prochlorothrix hollandica PCC 9006 = CALU 1027 genome:
CCCGTTAATCTCGTCCTGCTTTACGCGGGAACCCGAACGGTTGACTACAGCAGTCCTAAATGGGTCGTGTGGTGTGCGCCCGGAGGGCGCACACCACACAAGGGGTTTCAGAGATCGAGTCCTTACAACTGATTTAGGGTTGCTGTAACTCGCTTACTAACCCGCTTACTAACCCGCTTACTAACCCGCTTACTAACTCGTTTACTAACTCTTGTAAATATGTCTCGCACTGTCATTCCCATTGATGAAGCCTTTTTTAATGATGGCTATTGGTATGTTCTCAGTTCCACCAGCCTAGGGGGAAGCCAGTACACCGCCAAGGAGGTGGCTGATATCCTCCAAGTTCCCTTAGGGTCTGACGCGGGTGGGCATTCTGACGCGGATGGGGCGATCGCCCAACTGCAAAGCCTCCTAGGCCGGGGGGTGTGTCTGCCCCTCTATTTCCCGGCGGATTGCAGCCTGGATGATAGCGTTGTGGTGTTAGGGGACTTGTCCGATCGGGAGGAGGCGGAATGGTTGGGACGGTTGCAGGGCAAGCTGGAAATTCCCTGCGGTGAGTTTGTCGTGATGGGCGGGAGTTTAGAGGAAGATTTGGAGGTGATGACGAAGCATTTCACGGCACCGAATCCCCATTTCCAGTTTTTTCAGAAGATCAAGGTGGCACCGGGTACCTATCTGGTGGAAGTTTATGCCTTTTTGGGGAGTACCACGGTTAATGAGTTGATTGACTGCGAATTAATCAAGCCCAAGCATCTGACAGCGGCGGAACAAGCCCTGGTGAATGAACCCTTGGATCAATGGTGGAATCGCACCCGTCCCCAGGAACCCCATCCCCCTTGGTTGGTCAACTACCTGGAGGAAGGCTATGTGGACTGTGAACAGGATGATGGTGACGGGGATGGTGACTTAGTGGAATACATCATTCGCTTAACCCCGGCCCAGGGGGAGATTCCAGTACCGCCCTTGGATCCTGAGGTGCATTGGTGTGGGGTGTTTGAAATGCGCAAACCCGATCGCTGCCCCCAGGGTCTTCGCCGCCGGGATCTCCTAGCCTAGGGTATGCTGTAAAAAACGCTGAGACTCCCAGCCATGCCCCAACCTTTTGGTTTTAGAACCTTCCTCAACCTACTGCGTTCCAGTGATGCCCCAGCCCCGGAGTCGCTCCAACGGGATGTGCAAACCGCTAAGCTGGGATCCCATACCCTCGCCCTGCGATCCCGCAGTTGGAACCGACTACGGTTTGAAATGGAATATGCCCTGGAACGGGGCACCACTGCCAACAGCTACCTGATTCAAGGGGAGAAGATTGCTCTGCTGGATCCTCCAGGGGAGTCGTTCACCAGTATTTTCTTGGAGAGCTTGGGGCAAGAGGTGGACTATAAAGACCTGGATTATGTGATTTTGGGTCACATTAACCCCAACCGGGCCAAAACACTCCAGGCTTTGCTGCAAAAAGCCCCCCAGATCACCCTGGTTTGCTCTAACCCCGCCGCCAAGGTTTTGGAAACCCTCTACACGGAAACCCTAGGGGCGGAGTTGCCCGGTTATACCCTGCAAATCCAGGTTATTAAAGGGGATGACACCTTGGATCTGGGCCGGGGCCATCAACTGCGCTTTGTGCCGACCCCCACTCCCCGCTGGCCCGGTGGTCTCTGCACCTATGATCCGGCGACGGAGATTGCCTTTACCGATAAATTTTTCAGCCTCCACTATTGTGGCGATCAGGTGTTTGATGAGGAGTGGTTACAGTTCCTAGAGGACTATCGCTATTACTTCGATTGCCTCATGGCTCCCCAGTTGACCCAATCTATGGCAGCGGTGGACAAAATTGAGGCGTTAGGGTCCAAAATCTATGCCCCCGGCCATGGTCATATTATTCGATCGGGGCGGCGGGGCTTGACGGATGCCTATCGCCAATGGAGCCAGGTCCAACAGAAGCAGGATCTGATGGTGGCGCTGTTGTATGCGTCGGCCTATGGTAGCACTGCCACCATTGCCCAGGCCATTGCCCAGGGGGTGACCAAGGCGGGGGTCCGGGTGGAGACTTTGAACTGCGAAATGGCTAGCCCGGAGGAACTACGATCGGTGGCCGATCGCTGCGATGGCTTTATTATTGGCTCCCCCACCCTGGGGGGCCATGCCCCCACCCAAATCCAAACGGCCCTGGGGATTTTGCTGTCTACGGTGCCTAAGACCAAACCGGTGGGGGTGTTCGGCTCCTTTGGTTGGAGCGGGGAAGCCATTGATTTACTGGAGGGCAAGCTCAAGGATGCGGGCTATGGCTTTGGGTTTGAGTCGATTCGGGTCAAGTTTAAGCCCACGGATTTGACCCTGAAAACCTGTGAAGAAGCGGGAACGGATTTTGCCCAAGGGCTGAAGAAGGCCAAAAAACAGGCGGAACGGAAGGCCAGTGGTTCCCTGGAAGATAGCCAAGCGGCCATTACGGAGCAGGCGGTGGGGCGAATTTTGGGATCCCTCTGTGTGCTGACGGCCAAGAAGGGGGAGGTGACGGGGGGAATGCTGGCTTCGTGGGTGTCTCAAGCGACCTTTAGTCCGCCGGGGCTGACGGTGGCGGTGGCCAAGGATCGGGCGGTGGAAGGGTTGGCCCACACGGGCGATCGCTTTGTGCTGAATGTGTTGGCAGCGGGCCGCGATCGGGAGTTACAAAAGCATTTCCTCAAGCCCTTTGAGCCGGGGGCCGATCGCTTCCAAGGCTTAGACATCGACACCGCCAGTTGTGGTGCCCCCATTCTCCGGGAAGCCCTGGCCTATTTGGAATGTCGGGTGGCTAACCGCATGGAGTGTGGTGACCATTGGGTGGTCTATGGGGTGGTGGAGCAGGGCAAGCTCTTGGACGAAACCAGTAAAACCATGGTCCATTATCGCAAAACGGGTAGCCGCTATTAGGTAGTGCTGTTTAGGTCGTGAAAAGACAGGCTGTCAGCCTTGTCGTACCGTTACGAATTCACTACGTTTGGATCACTACCGGCTAACTTATACCCTGGTGTCTTAGCCCCTTCATGACGCGACGTGCAACTTACGGGAAACCCTCATCACCCCAGCCCCTTCTGCCGTTGGCTGAGGGAAGCCGAAGCCAGGAGAAGGGCAGCAAGAACGCTTCAAAGTCCCTCTCCCAGAACGGGAGAGGGACTTAGGGTGAGGGTCTTCGGGAAAGTCGCCTTAATACTCCACAAAAATAGTATTAAACGTGTCGGGGCTGTTTTGGTTGCGGGGTAGACCGGAGGCGGGGGGGCGGGGATGGGCAGAGCGGAAGGTTAGGGGACGGGGCGGGATAGGAGCAGCGGGGTCTGGGGTTCCCTTGGCGGCAGCGATCGCCTCTTGGACTTCTGCCTGCAAACTCCCCATTTCCCCTTCAATTTCCACCAAACGTTGTTGAAGCTGGAGGGTTTGCTGTTCCATACCCTGTAACTTGCACTTCAGGCGCTGCTTTTCCAGTTGCAACTTATACAAATCTAAATAGGTATTGGCCTCCGTATGCTTGCGGGGCATGGTGCTGAAGTGCTTGCGGGGGATATTGTTATAGGAAAGAACCATAGGGATTAAGGGGGTTTAGGGGACGAAATACCAGAGAAAAGGCGATAAAAAGGCAGTTTTGAGGATTGAATCCATCAGCAAGCCTGAGGCTCCCCTAAGAATAACCGAGGGGTGGGTTGATCGCCAGACCAGATCATCGGGTTGACTGACCAAAGACTTTACATTAGTCGTGGAAATATTGGGTGTGGCAACCATGCCCCTACTGGGTTTTGGTAGTGGGGTTCAGGTTTCCTGACCCTCCCGCCTTAAGTGGGTAGTCGGCCTAGGACACAGGCGGTTTAGTTTAGAGGTTCAACCGACAGCAGTCCGAGATGGGTTGTGTGGTGTTCCACCTCCGGGGGCACACCACACAAAACCGGCTAACTTAGGGTTTCAACAAGCGAGATCCTTACAACTGATTTAGGATTGCTGTATAGGTCTAATCTATAGATCTAATCCTGCTTGACTGACAGATCTCCTGAAACCGTTGAAATTTCGGAGAGTTTCACTCAAATAATGCTGTGGGGGGATGGCGATCGCTAGCATCTGTTGGCCTGGGTCGTGATGCCTAATCACATTGGCTGGATCCTGTTGAACGTTGTTCAGTCCTGGATGGGATTGTCGAGTTGTACTCGACCCAAAGCCGACTACAAGTCGGCTCTCCCAGGGGAGGTTAGGTTTAATCTACATACTGTCCTAAATCTACCACTTCCGGATCTGGAAATTGCCCCAGGACTCGCCAGCGTAGGGTATAGCTGCCATCCCGCTGTTGGGCCACCGGTTGCACCGCCAGGAGCAGATCACGGCTGGGCATCTCCAGGAGCAATTGGCGATAGCGGCGATCGCGATCGGTCAGGAACCGCCCTGTACGCAACACCTCCGGCACCTCAAACTGGATCGATCGCACCAAATAGGTGTGGTTCAGCACTAGGGGCACCGTGGGGGACAGGGGCACCGACAGGCCGAATTTTTCCTGCTTCCCCGTCAGGATTCGATTGCGATCGCCCTGGAGTTCCACCAAGGTTTGGGGGGGCTGGTAGGTCAACAGGAAGGCGAAGGTGGGGAGATCTAGGGGCAAGGGGGGCACCTCATCATCCGTTTCCTTTGCGCCCGTCTGGCGGAGGCGATTGAGGTCCAGGGCTTCCAGGGGCACCTCCCCCAGGGGCAAGACAAACCCATAGTCCAGATCCGCCGTCACTAGATTTAAACGGTTTTGGTCATCCACCTGCAACGTCAACCGGGGCTGAAAGGGATCCGGATCCGCCACCAGGGCACGGGCAGCCAAGAGGCGGGGGGAGGGATCGGGCAGGGGGAGATCCGGGCTGGGGAAGGGTTGGGGATAGGTGATCTGGGGGATAGAGGCGCTAGCCGCGAGGAGGCTGGGGAAGGGAAGACGATCGGCAGCACTGGGATCGAGGCGGTTACGAACCCCTGGGCTGGAGTCTTGGTAGGCGCTGCTGGGCAAGAGGCGGCTGAGACCCGTGTGGGGCAGGGCCAAGAAGTCCGCCGCTGCACTGCGTTCGCCATCGGTGAGGCTGAAGGAGGGGGGATTGAGGCTGGTGGTGAGGGCGCGGGGATCCACCAGGGCTAGGGTCGTGCTTTGATTGCCAACGGCGGCTTGCAGTTGTCTGAGGCGATCGGTCAGCCTCTGGATCGTTGGCTGGGCACTGGCCAGGGGCGCAATGGCTGGATCCAAGGGGGGATTATAGTCCCCTAGGGCTGACTTGGCAGGGCGATCGAAGGGGCGAGACCCCACCGCTGTTAGGGGGGGCACAGGACTGTTGAGGGCAGGAGCCGGTTCCCGCAAACTTCCTCGCTCAAAGACCGGAATCCCCCCCGGACCCACCACCCATTCCCCGGTCACCAAGGGCAGAGGCTTGACCGCCGCCACTGTGGCCAAGGTCCCTAGGCGATAGCTCAATAACCCCAGCAAGTCATCTAAATCAGCCACAGAAGCCCAGAGACCGCAATAAACCTGTTCCTCCGTGGTGCTGAAGGGGCTGGGGAGGGGGGAGGCAGGGTTCGGGTCAGCGGGGGAGGCGGAGCGGGGGGCACAGAGGGCAGCGGGCTGGGGAACCTGGGATTCCAAAAAACGCTCCACTTGCCGCAGATGGATCAGGGTTTGGCCCGATGCTGCCCGGACGCTGTTGGGATCGGTGCCTGCCGTGGCCTGCTCGATGCGATAGGACAGGTTGAGTTGGGTTTGGGCTAACTCTTGGGCGGCGGTCCAGAAGAGGGGCGATCGCCGCAGTTCCAGGGGAAAAACGTCCTCCTCTGGGTTGGGGCTACCGGCGGGGCTACTGGCGGGTTCAGATCCTTGGGCTAAGGTGGCAGGAACGCCGGGGAGACTCCATAGCCCCAGGGCGGTGAGGGCGGCGATCGCCCCCGGCAGCTTAGGAACCAACGGAGGTGAAACTGGGGGTGTGAATTGGGGCAAAACTTGGGGTACAGGCCATCGGGCAAACCGCCGCATAAACCACCTCATAAACCACTGCACGACTTGGGGGCGGGGACGTTACAGGTGCGATACTAGCCCCAAAGGACACAAATGGCTAGGATCTGGTGGTTCAGATCCGGGATTGGCCGTTGCCCCAGGGCTGTGGCTCCCAGAGTGCTGTCTCTGTCCCAACCCCTTGATTTTCCATGACTTCATTTCCATGACCCTAAAAGCAATTCTGCTGGGCTTCAATGGCACCCTGATTGATACAGAACCCCTCCACCGGGCCTTGATGACAGCCTTAATGGCAGACCAGGGGCTACCCCTGCGATCGGGGGAATATGAGGGCTGGTGCTTGGGGCGCAGCGATCGTGAGGCATTGACCAATCTCTGGGCTGGACGGCGACAGTGGCTCCATCCGGCCCTCCTAGACAAATTAGTGAACCTGAAGGCGCAACGGTATCGGCAAGCCCTAACCAGCCAAGATCCCCTGCCCCTCTTCCCCGATGCGGCGGATTTTCTGTTTCGCTTACGACTGGAACAATTTAAGTTAGCCCTGGTGACCCGTGGGCAGCGCTGGGAAGTGGATTGGGTGCTGGAACAGAGCCAGTGGCACCCCTATTTTGCGGCCCTGGTGACGGGGGAGGATATTGAGCAGGGTAAACCGGATCCGGAGGGGTATGGGTTGGCCATCGATCGCCTCAACGCAGCCTATCCCCATCTCCAGTTGCAACCCCAACACTGTCTGGCGGTGGAGGACACCCATGCCGGCTTTGAAGCGGCTCACCAGGCGGGCCTTGCGGTGGTGGGGGTGGCCCATACCTTGCCCTTACATCTGGTGCAGCGCCGGGTGGAATGGGGGGTCGATCGCCTGGTGGACTTGGAGATCGATCGGGTCAAAGCCACCTTTGCCCTCCAGGATCTGGGGACGATGTCTAGGGCTGTGGTTCCCCCACATCAATGACAGCGGTGGCGGCAATTTCTTGATCGCCATAGGTCAAAGTGCCATGGTCGTTGCTGTTGAGGTTCACCTTTAAAATATGGCGACCGGGGGGCAAACTGGCCAGGTGGTACCAATGGCCATAGAGACGACTGATCTTTTCTCCGTTTACATAAAGATGGGCGTGGCCCTCGGTGGTCAAATTGCTGCGGCCAATGTTTTGGGGGGCAAAGGCAAAGTTTTCCAGGGTCACTTCCAAGTTCCAACCCTGACCGGGATCGGGATGCACCGTTAGGCTTACCTTGGGTTGGGGTTGGCTGGTGGGAATGGCGAGGGTGGGGTGGCCAGAGCCATGGCGATCGCCGTGGGTTTCGCCGTGGGTTTCGCCGTGGGTTTCGCCGTGGGTTTCGCCGTGGTGATCCTCAGTCCTGGGGGGTTGGGAGTCGGCGGGGGCGGAACAAGCCATGAGGCTCGTTAAGACAACGGCGATCGATAGGGATCCCAGCCCGTTTAGGCGATTTTTTGGCAGCATAATCAGCAATAACAGTAGCTAAACAAGGAAATACTAGAAATTATTGACAAATTTGATCTTAAACCGACATTCAGCAGGGTTCAGAGAGCAAAAAATAATTTCCACAAAAAAAGGCAGCGCTAACTGCCCCTAGAAACCATGAAATTGATGAACAACCCCAGCCAACCAGCCTTGGCCGGGATTAGCTCCAGAGGGGGTGGGTCTACAGGGTTTACCAGCCTGCTTGCGCTTTCTCTAAGACATAGGTAGACACCGCTTCAATCTCATCAGCCTTGAGTAGAACCTTGAAGGCGGGCATGGGAGCTTTGCCATTGGTAATCTGGGCCACAATAGCGGATACAGTATCCTTGCCATTGGCTTGCAAGTCGGCCAGACTCAGGGTTTTGGTGGGGTTAATGATGTTCTTGCCCCCCAAATGGCACTGGGCACATTTGGCTGAGAAAATGGAAGCACCGGAGGCCGCCGCGAAAGCAGGGGCTGTTAGGGTAACGGTAGCCGTCAGCATTAGGGCGATCGCGGCCAAGAGAATGCTGAAGGATTTTAAACGTTTCACAGATCGTTTCCTCCCAGGGATCAATCAAAGTTGGATCCAAACCCACCGTCCTCCAGAGCAGAGGGAGTGGGCTTGGGATCATCCCTGGTATCATCGGCAACGGGTTAAAGAATCGTCAAAAGACAGGCTGTCGAATCGTAAGTTTTATGACAAGTGCCTAGCCTTGGGTCTAGGGCCGATCGGGTCATGGCTTTTGCAGACCGTTAGCGCCCGAATTTAGCACCCGAACTTAGCGCCCGAACTTAGCGCCCGAACTTAGCACCCGAACTTAGCGCCCGAATTTAGCGCCCGAACTTAGCACCCGAACTTAGCGCCCGAACTTAGCGCCCGAACTTAGCGCCCGAACTTAGCGCCCGAACTTAGCGCCCGAACTTGGTATAAAATCGTCCGGAAACACGCAGACCAAACTATTCTCCGCCTCAAAACCGTCCCAACAGACTCCGATCGCTAGAACCATCCAGTTCCATCGCCCTTAAAATTGCCTTTATTTGTAAACCCCCTATGTTTTTTCCAGCCCATCGTCCTCAACAACTCTCCTTGGGACCCTTAGAACGGGAAATTCTCAATATTCTTTGGGATACGGGATCCCCTAGCGCCAAAGAAATCCTCGATCGCATTCTCCAAGATCCCGATCGGGAACTGGCCATTACCTCCGTCACCACCGTGCTGCAACGCCTCAGCCAAAAGGGATGGGTCTCCCGCCATAAACGCGATCGCATCTTCCGCTGGGAAGCCAAAGTCTCCCGCAGTCAAGCCCAGGTGCTGCAATCCCACGATCGACTCCAGGAATTTTTGGCCGTCAGCAATCCCGACACCATTACGGCCTTTGCCGATCACCTCGATCAATCCAGCGTTGAACACCTGGAGCGCCTCACCGAACGTCTCAAAGCTGCTCGTGCCCAGCGGGCCAACCGCCCCCCTGGAGAGGATTCACCATGCACCTAAACCTACTGTCCTTGGCCTTGGCCGTAGCCGTGGGGCTGCGGTGGTTGTCTCAGTCCCTAGGGATGGGCCGTGGATCCTGGCAGCGACGCTGGAGCCTGAGCCTGGGGTGCTTTGCCCTACCTCCCCTGCTGCTCCTCAGCACCACCCTCGCCATTGTGATCATGGGGTTGCGGGGTCAGATGTGGGGGATGCCCGTGGGGGACTGGAGCTACGGGGTCTCCCTCGGCTTTTTGGGGCTGGCCTTGGGCCGTTTAGGACTAGAGTTCCGATCCCTAAAGCAAACCCAGCACCTGATGCAGACCTATGCTCCCCTACCCCCGCTGTTGACCGATGGTGTGCCCCTGGTGGGTCGGCTGCTGCCCCATGATCGGTTGTTTGCGGGTCAGGTGGGTTGGTGGCGATCGCAACTGCTCCTGAGCCAGGGGGTGTTGGATCAATTTTCTGGGGAGCCTTTAGGGGCGATCGTCGCCCATGAACAGGCCCATGGCCATTATCGCGATTGTTTCTGGTTTTTCTGGCTCAACTGGCTGGGCCAGCTCACCCCCGGCCTGCCCCAGACGGAACCCCTGTGGCAAGAACTGTTGCTCTTGCGGGAACACCGGGCCGATGCCTGGGCTGCCCAACGCACCGATGCCCTCGTTTTAGCGGAAACTCTGGTTAGCTTTGTTCAGCACTGCCGTCAAACCTCTATCCAAGATAGTCCGGTGGGGTTAATGGCCTTGAGCGATCGCCGTGCCTTCCATCGCTTGGAAGAACGGGTGGAAGCCTTGGTGCAGTTACAGTCCCAGGTATCGCTAGTCTCCTCTGGATCCTGGGGTGTCGGTCTGGCCTGGGGGTTGGTGGCGATCGCCCTGCCCTTGATCACCATTCCCTTCCACAGTTCCTAACCCCACTGTCCCGGCTGGCTCTCCTCATATTTGGATGCAAACTTGGATGCAAACTTGGATGCAAACTTGGATGCAAATTTGGGTGCAAACTTAGGTGCAAACTTGGGTGCAAACCGTATAGTCAGATACAAACCAAAGGGCCGAAACGGTAGATTTAAGGTGGGGGCACTCAGCGCCCCCACCCTCAACTGAGGAGAGCCTCCCGGCTTAAGTTGATGGCCCGTGGATTAACTCAAAAGGTGCTGCTCTGAGGAAGCCTGGGCGGCTCTCTGGGAATGAGGCCGTATAGTGTATAATAGGTTACGTCTTGAGTGAAGTCAGCTTATGTTCCTTTCTTTAAATCAAATCATTAAGATTCCTGGCTGGGAAGTATGGAATACCAACATAGAGAGTGACCGTATTACCTTTTTGCTAAGGTATTTGAACGAGATAGAGGTTTGTCATTTTTGTGGCTCGAAACAGATTTCCGTCCATAAAATCCGCAAAGTATCAGTAAGAGACTTAGAGTTTTTAGACANNNNNNNNNNNNNNNNNNNNNNNNNNNNNNNNNNNNNNNNNNNNNNNNNNNNNNNNNNNNNNNNNNNNNNNNNNNNNNNNNNNNNNNNNNNNNNNNNNNNCTAAAAACTCTAAGTCTCTTACTGATACTTTGCGGATTTTATGGACGGAAATCTGTTTCGAGCCACAAAAATGACAAACCTCTATCTCGTTCAAATACCTTAGCAAAAGGTAATACGGTCACTCTCTATGTTGGTATTCCATACTTCCCAGCCAGGAATCTTAATGATTTGATTTAAAGAAAGGAACATAAGCTGACTTCACTCAAGACGTAACCTATTATACACTATACGGCCTCATTCCCAGAGAGCCCCTTCCTCACCTTTTTCCCCCTCTTCCTCTTCTGCTTCTTGCAATACTCCTTCCTTGTATTCCCCTTCTACGGATAAGCTTGTGGTGTCGGCATGGCCGCTTGTGATTTCAACCCCAAACACTTTTACGGCTACCATCACGATTTGGACAAATAATTGACTCACTCCATACTTAAATATTTCATCTAAGGTTCTCCCTAAACGACTCTCATTGAGGTGTTCTGCTTTAATTCCTTCCCCGAGTAAGTGTTCAACGGCTTTCCCCTCGAAAAATTGAGAGAATAGATAAAATGGGCTGGTCAGAAAGCCCATGCAATTTAAGACCATTGCTTTGACGGCAATGCCAACACTAATCTTTTCGAGGGAATGGGGAGGAATTAGCTGGTCGATTAAGCCAACCAAATCCATTTCGTCCATGATTCCTGCTATTATTCCTAAATGGTCAATGTCTTTGACATCGATCTCTTGTTCTTTTAAGTTCATCTCTTAACCCCTTTTGTTTGTGAAATTCTTAAACATTTTATCCCTTTGAACAACCTGCTGAATGTGGGTTGTAAATAACTTAGGGATGAATAACCGGTGCCAAAATCATCAATGGCTACCTGAATTTGACGGGATTTGAAGGCATCAAACAACGTCCTCGCCCAGGCATCATGGTCAATCAAGGCACTTTCCGTAATTTCCAGCACCACATGGTGACTATCGAGACGGGCGGTATAGAGGATCTGGTCTAGATTGTGCAGTAATTCCCGATCGGTAAACTGCCGCACCGACAAATTGACATTAATCCGTAAATCAAAGCATTCCGTCTTCACCCCCTGGGTTGTCCACCGTTCTTTCCAGGTTTGAAGCTGCTGACAGGCCAACTGCAAGACTTGGGTGCCCAGGGTCACGATTAATCCGGTTTCCTCCGCCACGGGAATAAAGTCCAGAGGAGAAATCATGCCGCGCTGGGGATGTTGCCACCGAACCAAGGCTTCAAAGCCCTTGATCTGTAACGTCTGGAGATCGACGATCGGCTGGTAATAGACCATGAGTTCTTGGCGATCGATGGCCCGCCGCAGATCCATTTCCAGCACTAGGCGACTGAGGGCGTGATCATGCATGGAGCGATCGAACACCTGGTAATGGGTTTTGCCCCGTGCCTTGGCCTGATACATCGCGGCATCCGCATCCCGCAAGACATGTTCTGGCTCATGGTATTGATCGCAAGCCAAAACAATGCCGATACTAACATTGGTAAAAATTTCATCCTGGCCTAACTGGAAGGACAGGGCTAAATCCTGCTGAATCCCCTGGGCCACCTGAATCGCTCCCGCCTCTGAGGACACATCCTGCAACAAAATAACAAACTCATCCCCTCCCAGGCGACAGAGGGTGTGACCGGGGCGCAAACAGGACTCTAAACGCTGACTGACTGACACATCTGTGAAAGATAGTGACAGCCTTGGTTAGAGGCTTCTCAAGCAGAACAGTAAAAGGTCTGCACTCGCTCAATCGAGAATTGTTCGAGGTGTTTTTGCTTGGCCTTAGCAGAAGCAAAACAAGGTTCGAGGTCTCGGTAGAGTAGAGCATCGAANNNNNNNNNNNNNNNNNNNNNNNNNNNNNNNNNNNNNNNNNNNNNNNNNNNNNNNNNNNNNNNNNNNNNNNNNNNNNNNNNNNNNNNNNNNNNNNNNNNNCACAAATTCACTGCCGTGGGTGAGATATCGATATACTTGGTCATACAGTCTCGTCTGGGTTCTCATGTTGATGGATACTCTATTCATTACTTCTGATCCATCAACCCAGACTTTCCCTCTTTTGAAAACCCCCTCTACGCTAGGCTTCAGGGACTTGTGTCAGTCAGTCAGCTCTAAACGACGGGCCATAGCCACCAACAGTTGATCCCCCTTCGCATGGCCCAGGGAATTGTTAATAATGCGAAAGCGATCGCAATCTAATAACAACACCGTAAACTGCAACGACGGGTATTGGCGTACCTGTTCCAGGGTTTGAGCCAATTGTTTTAAAAACCAGACCCGGTTGGGCAGTCCTGTCAGGGGATCATGGAGCGCCATATGCAACAGTTTCTGTTGGGCCTGTTGCCGCTCTACGATCTCCCGCTCTAGCTGGGCCGTGCGTTGGCGCACCCGCTGCTCCAGTTCCCCATTCAACTGGTGTATGGCGGCCTGGGCTGCTTGCAGTTGCAACTGGTTTTTCACCCGCACCAGCACCTCTTCCATGTGGAAGGGTTTGGTGACATAGTCCACTCCCCCTACCTGAAACGCTTTGACCTTGTCAAACACCTCATCCAAGGCACTGAGGAAGATGACGGGAATATCTTGGGTTTTGGTGTTGGCCTTGAGGCGCTGACACACTTCATAGCCGTCCCAATCGGGCATCCGGATATCCAGCAGGATCAAATGGGGCTGGGCCGTTTCCGCCACCGTCAATGCCATCCGCCCATTGGTCACACTACGCACCTTGTAGCCCTGGGCTGTGAGGGCACTGTGTAAGACGCGCAGGTTATTTGGCGTATCGTCAACAATGAGGATATCGCCTTTGGGTCGATCCCCAAGGGTTGAGGGTGTCATAGATGAGAAGGATAGGGGGAGCAGTACTCTTGGAACCTGAGGGGCAGGGTCATTGCTATCCTATTTAT
Encoded here:
- a CDS encoding diflavin flavoprotein, producing MPQPFGFRTFLNLLRSSDAPAPESLQRDVQTAKLGSHTLALRSRSWNRLRFEMEYALERGTTANSYLIQGEKIALLDPPGESFTSIFLESLGQEVDYKDLDYVILGHINPNRAKTLQALLQKAPQITLVCSNPAAKVLETLYTETLGAELPGYTLQIQVIKGDDTLDLGRGHQLRFVPTPTPRWPGGLCTYDPATEIAFTDKFFSLHYCGDQVFDEEWLQFLEDYRYYFDCLMAPQLTQSMAAVDKIEALGSKIYAPGHGHIIRSGRRGLTDAYRQWSQVQQKQDLMVALLYASAYGSTATIAQAIAQGVTKAGVRVETLNCEMASPEELRSVADRCDGFIIGSPTLGGHAPTQIQTALGILLSTVPKTKPVGVFGSFGWSGEAIDLLEGKLKDAGYGFGFESIRVKFKPTDLTLKTCEEAGTDFAQGLKKAKKQAERKASGSLEDSQAAITEQAVGRILGSLCVLTAKKGEVTGGMLASWVSQATFSPPGLTVAVAKDRAVEGLAHTGDRFVLNVLAAGRDRELQKHFLKPFEPGADRFQGLDIDTASCGAPILREALAYLECRVANRMECGDHWVVYGVVEQGKLLDETSKTMVHYRKTGSRY
- a CDS encoding HAD family hydrolase; translation: MAVAPGLWLPECCLCPNPLIFHDFISMTLKAILLGFNGTLIDTEPLHRALMTALMADQGLPLRSGEYEGWCLGRSDREALTNLWAGRRQWLHPALLDKLVNLKAQRYRQALTSQDPLPLFPDAADFLFRLRLEQFKLALVTRGQRWEVDWVLEQSQWHPYFAALVTGEDIEQGKPDPEGYGLAIDRLNAAYPHLQLQPQHCLAVEDTHAGFEAAHQAGLAVVGVAHTLPLHLVQRRVEWGVDRLVDLEIDRVKATFALQDLGTMSRAVVPPHQ
- a CDS encoding c-type cytochrome, which gives rise to MKRLKSFSILLAAIALMLTATVTLTAPAFAAASGASIFSAKCAQCHLGGKNIINPTKTLSLADLQANGKDTVSAIVAQITNGKAPMPAFKVLLKADEIEAVSTYVLEKAQAGW
- a CDS encoding BlaI/MecI/CopY family transcriptional regulator, with amino-acid sequence MFFPAHRPQQLSLGPLEREILNILWDTGSPSAKEILDRILQDPDRELAITSVTTVLQRLSQKGWVSRHKRDRIFRWEAKVSRSQAQVLQSHDRLQEFLAVSNPDTITAFADHLDQSSVEHLERLTERLKAARAQRANRPPGEDSPCT
- a CDS encoding M56 family metallopeptidase, encoding MHLNLLSLALAVAVGLRWLSQSLGMGRGSWQRRWSLSLGCFALPPLLLLSTTLAIVIMGLRGQMWGMPVGDWSYGVSLGFLGLALGRLGLEFRSLKQTQHLMQTYAPLPPLLTDGVPLVGRLLPHDRLFAGQVGWWRSQLLLSQGVLDQFSGEPLGAIVAHEQAHGHYRDCFWFFWLNWLGQLTPGLPQTEPLWQELLLLREHRADAWAAQRTDALVLAETLVSFVQHCRQTSIQDSPVGLMALSDRRAFHRLEERVEALVQLQSQVSLVSSGSWGVGLAWGLVAIALPLITIPFHSS
- a CDS encoding putative bifunctional diguanylate cyclase/phosphodiesterase, producing the protein MSVSQRLESCLRPGHTLCRLGGDEFVILLQDVSSEAGAIQVAQGIQQDLALSFQLGQDEIFTNVSIGIVLACDQYHEPEHVLRDADAAMYQAKARGKTHYQVFDRSMHDHALSRLVLEMDLRRAIDRQELMVYYQPIVDLQTLQIKGFEALVRWQHPQRGMISPLDFIPVAEETGLIVTLGTQVLQLACQQLQTWKERWTTQGVKTECFDLRINVNLSVRQFTDRELLHNLDQILYTARLDSHHVVLEITESALIDHDAWARTLFDAFKSRQIQVAIDDFGTGYSSLSYLQPTFSRLFKGIKCLRISQTKGVKR